In a single window of the Trichoderma breve strain T069 chromosome 6, whole genome shotgun sequence genome:
- a CDS encoding WD domain, g-beta repeat domain-containing protein translates to MSSFFTVPGKRKRPAGPEAPKKRVAATKSSGKSSARSAKPAAKPAASSKKRVERDDESISGSDSEDDESQLSASDATNDEDDNDSENEGETAAEKRLRLAERYLDNVKEHVDEVGFDAAEIDRDLIAERLQEDVAESKGKVYRQLAQELAFESVRQTFFRSNTNSVTSIAACAPYVYTTTKDLFLHKWRIQDLPQHQYPQTTKRKPKKPPAPPKKRPELEMWIKGNADGKFVVTGGKDKKIIVYDAETLKPIKVFTHHRDAVTGLAFRRGTNQLYSCSKDRTVKVWSLDELAYIETLFGHQDEILDIDALAQDRCVSVGARDRTARLWKVAEETQLVFRGGAVDKKPQPGINPRSLLHEGSMDRIAMIDDELFVTGSDNGSLALWSVSKKKPVYIQPLAHGLDPPLKPEAASAEVKPDRKAVPAPLPRWITALKTIPYSDVILSGSWDGHVRVWRLSEDKKKIDLVATLGGSPDDSDKLADANAEGQPNGASSSKNNAKENSHPRSVHGVINDIAVFERGDRGQDGVCIVAAVAKDHRLGRWSVSKGKGVRNGGVVFEIPKIPKASTNGVHNQEEEEGDGSDEGEEKHQAAKS, encoded by the exons ATGTCGTCGTTTTTCACAGTTCCtggaaagaggaagaggcctGCAGGTCCTGAAGCGCCCAAGAAGAGAGTCGCCGCTACAAAATCATCCGGCAAGTCCTCTGCGAGATCTGCGAAGCCGGCCGCGAAACCTGCAGCCTCCAGCAAGAAGCGAGTTGAGCGTGACGACGAGTCAATCTCGGGCAGCGActctgaagatgacgagAGCCAGTTGAGCGCCTCCGACGCGAccaacgacgaagacgacaatGACTCTGAAAACGAGGGCGAAACCGCCGCCGAGAAGCGACTGCGGTTGGCTGAGCGCTACCTGGACAACGTCAAGGAGCACGTGGACGAGGTTGGATTCGACGCCGCGGAGATTGATCGAGATCTAATCGCCGAGAGGCTACAAGAAGACGTCGCCGAGTCGAAAGGAAAAGTTTACCGTCAATTGGCCCAGGAATTGGCCTTTGAGAGCGTCCGCCAAACATTCTTCAGATCAAACACAAACTCTGTCACATCCATTGCCGCCTGCGCGCCATACGTAtacaccaccaccaaagaTCTCTTCCTGCACAAGTGGAGGATACAGGACCTCCCTCAGCATCAGTACCCTCAGACAACAAAACGGAAACCGAAGAAGCCACCGGCACCGCCCAAAAAGAGGCCCGAATTGGAGATGTGGATCAAGGGAAATGCGG ATGGCAAGTTTGTTGTCACCGGaggcaaggacaagaaaatCATCGTCTACGACGCCGAAACTCTCAAGCCAATCAAGGTCTTCACACATCACCGCGACGCCGTAACAGGACTGGCGTTCCGGAGGGGCACAAATCAGCTTTACTCGTGCTCCAAAGACCGAACTGTCAAGGTCTGGAGTTTGGACGAGCTGGCCTATATTGAGACGCTGTTCGGCCACCAGGACGAGATCCTCGACATCGACGCCCTCGCTCAGGACCGCTGTGTCAGTGTCGGCGCCCGTGACAGGACGGCCCGACTATGGAAGGTGGCCGAGGAGACACAGCTAGTCTTCCGCGGCGGCGCGGTGGACAAGAAGCCACAGCCCGGCATCAACCCCCGGTCGCTCCTCCACGAGGGCAGCATGGACCGTATCGCCATGATTGACGACGAGCTCTTCGTCACCGGCAGCGACAACGGCAGCCTCGCCCTCTGGAGcgtctccaagaagaagcccgtcTACATCCAGCCCCTCGCCCACGGCCTCGACCCGCCGCTCAAACCCGAGGCCGCGTCCGCCGAGGTCAAGCCGGACCGCAAGGCCGTCCCCGCCCCTCTCCCTCGCTGGATCACGGCCCTCAAGACCATCCCTTACTCCGACGTCATCCTCAGCGGGAGCTGGGACGGCCACGTGCGCGTGTGGCGGCTGTcagaggacaagaagaagattgacctCGTCGCCACCCTCGGCGGCTCCCCGGACGATTCTGACAAGCTGGCAGACGCCAACGCCGAAGGCCAGCCCAACGGCGCGTCCTCCTCCAAGAACAACGCAAAGGAAAATTCGCACCCCCGATCCGTCCACGGCGTCATCAACGACATCGCCGTGTTTGAGCGCGGCGACCGCGGCCAAGACGGCGTCTGCATCGTCGCTGCCGTGGCCAAGGACCACCGCCTAGGAAGATGGAGCGtgagcaaaggcaaaggcgtGAGAAACGGCGGAGTAGTGTTTGAGATCCCCAAAATCCCAAAAGCATCCACCAACGGCGTACATaaccaagaagaggaagaaggggacGGCTCAGACGAGGGCGAAGAaaagcatcaagcagcaaaatcATAG
- a CDS encoding proteasome subunit domain-containing protein yields the protein MSRGGESHDRPGEVLLGITGKDFTLIGASKAAMRGATILKASDDKTRALNKHTLLAFSGEAGDTVQFAEYIQRNAQLYSMRNETELSPSGLAHFVRGELATSLRSRNPYNVNLLMGGVDPITGKPSLYWLDYLASLAEVPYAAHGYAQYYCLSLLDKHHHPDITLGQGIKLMTMCIDELKRRLPIDFKGMVVKAIKADGIVDIEFDDDRIVKSA from the exons ATGTCTCGCGGCGGCGAATCACACGACAGGCCCGG GGAGGTTCTTCTGGGAATTACGGGCAAGGACTTTACTCTCATCGGCGCCTCCAAAGCTGCCATGAGGGGAGCCACCATCCTCAAGGCATCCGACGACAAGACAAGGGCGTTGAACAAGCACACTTTGCTGGCTTTCTCTGGCGAAGCTGGCGATACAG TACAATTCGCCGAATACATCCAACGAAATGCCCAACTCTACTCCATGCGCAACGAGACCGAGCTGTCACCCTCTGGCCTCGCCCACTTCGTCCGAGGAGAACTCGCCACCAGCCTCCGATCCCGAAACCCATACAACGTAAATCTCCTCATGGGAGGAGTTGATCCCATTACCGGCAAGCCCTCTCTATACTGGCTGGACTACCTAGCGTCGTTGGCGGAGGTACCGTACGCAGCACACGGTTATGCGCA ATACTACTGCCTGTCTCTTCTTGacaagcaccaccacccagACATTACACTAGGACAGGGAATCAAGCTTATGACGATGTGCATAGATGAGCTGAAGCGTCGACTACCGATCGACTTCAAGGGAATGGTGGTCAAGGCAATCAAGGCAGACGGAATTGTCGATATAGAATTCGACGACGACCGTATTGTGAAAAGCGCATAA
- a CDS encoding AMP-binding enzyme domain-containing protein: MGLLESLDAGITGFVGQWDAYSTGLVTLLVVLVTYRITSSREPDVHPLLLARQAGASTVRNEGESAAYRCLAAPHSMPLNSGLDVKDPGASRWARGRDGDLRDIWRKAATGNDEGKKGKLLTVLGSENVIEHRLEDITRQINLIGHYIAEQGGIRVAIYLPNSVEFLVTLLACSFYPNLTTVLIPFNVSNEELVSMMRRSAVDTVVTTPGSFPLDDVAKAYPSLRQLIWVVDEGSSHLDWNEVPEGMGGSVNVATWQEIIRDAPADSGTELPPLNLEKVPMDVVTFWQTKPGQLEEMVRFTQANLVAGIASQINAVPIKERLTPSDLFLPAESLAGIHTLALTLAALYQNSSVAFNSVAGRSPDLVLATQGIAPTVIVASPSSLLKIQEESTAKLNTPLAKASHAMSTRALTQQGVLPSSNLLSAFAAGAKPSIGTDLSKLRLVYTAERVGADTPYLSSKVLSDLRVFTGARVVYALTSARVVGAVSQTAYYDYRVEEGDSGHFGAPATSIEIRLKDKGSFKTTDDEVVGEIFATGPSVAGGETNLGVVGKLRHDNTLAYVS, from the exons ATGGGTCTCCTCGAGAGCCTCGACGCCGGCATCACTGGCTTTGTGGGCCAGTGGGATGCCTACTCGACCGGGCTGGTGACGCTGCTGGTTGTCCTCGTCACGTACCGCATCACCTCGTCGCGCGAGCCCGACGTGCACCCTCTGCTGCTTGCCAGACAGGCGGGGGCTTCTACGGTGCGCAATGAAGGCGAGAGCGCCGCTTACAGATGCCTGGCTGCTCCCCACAGCATGCCGTTGAACAGCGGACTGGATGTCAAGGACCCCGGTGCTTCTCGATGGGCGAGGGGACGCGATGGCGATCTTCGAGACATCTGGCGGAAAGCGGCGACTGGAAACGatgaggggaagaagggaaaacTGCTCACTGTCCTCGGATCCGAGAATGTTATTGAACACCGCCTAG AGGACATTACGAGGCAGATTAACCTTATTGGACATTACATTGCAGAGCAGGGCGGCATCCGAGTTGCCATCTATCTGCCCAACTCTGTCGAGTTTCTGGTTACACTCTTGGCATGCAGCTTCTACCCGAACTTGACAACTGTCCTGATCCCTTTCAACGTCTCAAACGAGGAGCTCGTCTCCATGATGCGCCGATCTGCCGTTGACACCGTCGTAACAACACCCGGCTCATTCCCGCTCGATGACGTTGCAAAGGCATATCCGTCGCTGAGACAGCTTATCTGGGTCGTGGATGAAGGTAGCTCGCACCTCGACTGGAACGAGGTTCCCGAGGGCATGGGTGGCAGCGTCAATGTTGCTACATGGCAAGAGATCATTCGCGATGCCCCGGCGGACTCTGGCACTGAACTTCCTCCCCTAAACCTGGAAAAGGTTCCCATGGATGTGGTTACTTTCTGGCAAACGAAGCCTGGCCAATTGGAAGAGATGGTGCGCTTTACACAGGCCAACCTGGTTGCTGGCATTGCCTCCCAGATCAATGCTGTACCCATCAAGGAGAGATTGACCCCCTCTGATCTATTTCTTCCCGCTGAATCTTTGGCCGGCATCCACACCCTTGCTCTTACCTTGGCTGCGCTTTATCAGAATTCTTCGGTAGCTTTCAACTCAGTTGCTGGCCGATCGCCAGATCTGGTTCTAGCCACTCAGGGCATTGCTCCGACGGTGATTGTTGCCAGCCCCTCCAGTTTGCTCAAGATCCAGGAAGAGTCTACCGCCAAACTGAACACTCCTCTTGCCAAGGCCTCTCATGCCATGTCGACTCGTGCTCTCACTCAACAGGGCGTTCTTCCATCCTCGAACTTGCTGTCTGCGTTTGCGGCTGGAGCGAAACCATCCATTGGCACCGACCTCAGCAAGTTGCGTCTCGTTTATACCGCAGAGCGTGTTGGAGCGGACACTCCTTACCTTTCCTCCAAAGTCCTTTCTGATCTGCGCGTCTTCACTGGCGCTCGAGTTGTGTATGCTCTGACAAGCGCTCGGGTGGTAGGCGCTGTTTCGCAGACGGCCTACTATGACTACAGAGTTGAGGAGGGCGACAGCGGCCACTTTGGTGCACCTGCGACAAGCATCGAGATTCGCTTGAAGGACAAGGGCTCATTCAAAACAAcagatgatgaggttgtGGGAGAA ATTTTTGCAACTGGACCAAGCGTTGCTGGCGGCGAAACTAACTTGGGTGTTGTCGGAAAACTCAGACACGACAACACGTTGGCTTATGTGTCGTGA
- a CDS encoding heterokaryon incompatibility protein (HET) domain-containing protein has product MKKFSKILSRRLGRSGGDDPSRWDGGLESSLDFHQLTSRRWRSGDDGLAMNGENHSRIFTKEVPKYGAGRILADGSDDAGQLCDVCREIDFARLLDWQPGDSRPWVSLAHCLKLRLPEDEGLGLDGMTLDGDEMSEDERRRKKRKEGNQCPWCVFFHSMITTVSEGDETGGLDGRDGRVMKAKFTPYLRIRLAFERLGGGEKHALGKSVLFEVTTRNRSLPWGYIVKAAPALEEEEEQEEEVKADAETEAETATETDAELEAETSTQGEIETGTDSGVEADAELKEEMLSEVKPRASTTDDVEDHVEEKQNGHAKVNGKDKRQDESRVIRGREITPLLHLPLVKSWIDFCDENHAAEACSVKNLTLVKGLKLIDCEENRVVLAEELSAAAPRDEIQDDKSQSGTRNSHENNTRHQNVDYVTLSYVWGSSRRKDTDAASEKGTEDGDQLPRQLPKLIADAISTTKGLGYRYLWVDRYCMPAKGDVEGASERQRQLSLMGQIFSHSALTLVVAAGESVDDGIVGVSAPREEQLSIQTESDLFTTSLLRPDLEVASSKWASRAWTYQEGLLSRRRLIFTPSQIYFQCQAIHCHESLSLPLEYAPGLNFGRVFPHSTEDILRPNKLKSHIKAYLAKSLTYTDDHLDAFRGLLHEYSRREKLPVEHLLGLPLFHPDDFTRHKVVSQTDRLAVALGWMPNRTLPSSSISASTTSSHDDLLHNPVIDPYSLIDSPCPFPSWTWLAWRPNQTTYNYNTPSYSFNFNLVDDTSPLLDGVSAAPGMEVSVGFSDGMVLSWEIDGDAIARKADKIEMLRLKTYCFDLNVKRTPAGAGNRSTLSLAEPVASALGRSASEYIDAWIRRSSVTTLFASAEDTPVDPEYHLVGVLVSGRHWKSDGPIHRATGPGSAAATATALICGRRNWDPEGQWVRLGALSIAYGGLVPVADEADASIMKGVDARSGEKKDLRVRLRELDIY; this is encoded by the coding sequence atgaagaagtttTCCAAGATCCTGTCGCGGCGACTTGGGCGATCTGGCGGCGACGACCCTAGCCGCTGGGACGGAGGGCTGGAGTCTTCGCTCGACTTCCACCAGCTGACGTCCAGACGGTGGCGGAGTGGTGACGATGGACTGGCGATGAATGGCGAGAACCACAGCCGCATCTTTACGAAAGAGGTTCCCAAGTACGGCGCCGGGAGGATATTGGCGGATGGGAGCGACGACGCTGGCCAGCTCTGCGACGTTTGCCGGGAGATTGACTTTGCGAGGCTGCTGGACTGGCAGCCGGGGGATTCAAGACCATGGGTTTCATTGGCACACTGCTtgaagctgaggctgccCGAGGACGAAGGGCTGGGCCTCGACGGGATGACGCTGGACGGAGACGAGATGAGCGAGGACGAGAggcggaggaagaagaggaaagaggGAAACCAGTGTCCGTGGtgtgtcttcttccactcgATGATCACCACAGTGTCGGAAGGGGACGAGACTGGTGGCCTGGATGGGAGGGATGGGAGGGTCATGAAAGCCAAGTTTACGCCGTATCTGCGTATCCGCTTGGCGTTTGAGCGACTTGGCGGTGGGGAGAAGCACGCGTTGGGGAAATCGGTGCTCTTTGAAGTCACAACGAGAAATCGGTCTCTTCCGTGGGGGTACATTGTGAAGGCTGCGCCGGCgctggaggaagaggaggagcaagaggaggaagtaAAGGCCGATGCAGAGACGGAAGCGGAGACAGCGACAGAAACAGATGCGGAACTGGAGGCAGAGACAAGCACCCAAGGGGAGATAGAAACAGGGACGGATTCGGGTGTTGAGGCCGATGCGGAGTTGAAAGAGGAGATGTTATCAGAGGTTAAGCCAAGGGCATCGACAACCGACGATGTGGAGGACCATgttgaagagaagcagaatgGCCATGCGAAAGTCAACGGAAAAGACAAGCGACAAGACGAATCAAGGGTCATTCGAGGGAGGGAGATAACTCCGCTGCTCCATCTCCCGCTGGTAAAGAGCTGGATTGACTTTTGCGACGAGAACCATGCTGCCGAGGCCTGTTCCGTCAAGAATCTAACGTTGGTTAAGGGATTGAAGCTGATTGATTGCGAGGAGAACAGAGTTGTTCTTGCAGAGGAGCTAtccgcagcagcacctcgCGACGAGATACAGGACGATAAAAGCCAGAGTGGTACTCGCAACAGCCATGAGAACAACACCAGGCACCAGAACGTGGATTATGTCACTCTCAGTTATGTCTGGGGAAGTTCTCGCCGCAAGGACACCGACGCTGCCTCCGAAAAAGGAACCGAAGACGGCGACCAGCTGCCGCGCCAGCTCCCGAAGCTGATTGCTGATGCTATTTCCACCACCAAGGGCCTTGGATATCGGTACCTCTGGGTCGACCGATATTGCATGCCCGCAAAGGGAGACGTGGAGGGAGCATCGGAGCGCCAGCGACAGCTCAGCCTCATGGGCCAGATATTCAGCCATTCGGCACTGACGCTCGTCGTTGCCGCGGGCGAAAGCGTTGACGATGGCATCGTCGGAGTTAGCGCGCCGCGCGAAGAGCAGCTGTCAATACAAACAGAGTCGGACCTTTTCACTACGTCGCTCCTTCGCCCAGATCTCGAGGTTGCTTCGTCGAAGTGGGCGTCTCGGGCATGGACATACCAGGAGGGTCTCTTGTCGCGGCGACGCCTCATCTTTACTCCCTCGCAGATCTACTTCCAGTGCCAGGCCATACACTGTCACGAGAGCCTTTCTTTACCCCTCGAATATGCACCGGGGTTGAACTTTGGTCGGGTCTTTCCCCACTCGACTGAAGATATCCTTCGGCCTAATAAGCTGAAGAGTCATATCAAGGCCTACCTGGCCAAGAGCCTCACCTACACCGACGACCATCTAGATGCCTTCAGAGGCTTACTCCACGAATACTCACGGCGGGAGAAGCTCCCCGTAGAGCACCTTCTCGGTCTGCCCCTTTTCCACCCCGACGACTTTACCAGGCACAAGGTCGTCAGCCAAACGGACCGCCTGGCCGTTGCCCTGGGGTGGATGCCCAATCGCAcactcccttcttcttccatctccgcCTCCACTACCTCTTCCCACGACGACCTCCTTCATAACCCCGTCATCGATCCTTACTCTCTCATTGATTCCCCCTGTCCCTTTCCCTCGTGGACCTGGCTCGCATGGCGGCCCAACCAAACAACGTACAACTACAATACCCCCAGCTActccttcaacttcaacctcGTGGACGACACTTCGCCGCTTCTCGATGGCGTATCCGCCGCGCCTGGGATGGAAGTCTCCGTCGGCTTTAGTGATGGCATGGTTCTCTCGTGGGAGATTGACGGCGACGCTATTGCCCGCAAGGCCGACAAGATCGAGATGCTACGCCTCAAGACGTACTGCTTCGACTTGAACGTGAAGAGAACACCCGCTGGCGCAGGAAACAGGTCGACCCTGTCCCTGGCCGAGCCCGTTGCCTCCGCGCTGGGCAGGTCCGCTTCCGAATACATAGACGCCTGGATCCGCCGCTCGTCCGTCACCACCCTCTTCGCCTCTGCGGAGGACACGCCGGTCGACCCGGAGTACCACCTCGTCGGCGTCCTCGTCTCGGGGCGGCACTGGAAGTCCGATGGGCCGATTCATCGCGCCACGGGCCCGGGGAGTGCCGCGGCTACGGCGACGGCGCTGATATGCGGACGCAGGAACTGGGATCCTGAGGGCCAGTGGGTGCGTCTGGGGGCTTTGAGCATCGCGTATGGCGGGCTGGTGCCTGTGgcggacgaggctgatgcgTCCATCATGAAGGGGGTCGATGCGAGGAgcggggagaagaaggatttgaGGGTACGGTTGCGGGAGTTGGATATCTATTGA
- a CDS encoding DEAD/DEAH box helicase domain-containing protein, which produces MADQLNMNGLNLGGDGGQAASQARSYIPPHMRGRQSAAPPVQDGAPPAAGLNNSSWAGNNQGYSGGRQGGGNWNGGEGGYQNNRRGGGGGWGGRGGYSGGGGGNFEGHGGGNHAARGSGDGQWRDGKHVPGPANPRVERELFGTADDPSKQHTGINFEKYDDIPVEASGRDVPEPVNQFTTPPLDEHLCRNIEMARYKVPTPVQKYSIPIVMGGRDLMACAQTGSGKTGGFLFPILSQAFIHGPSAVPANAAGQFGRQRKAYPTSLILAPTRELVSQIYEESRKFAYRSWVRPCVVYGGADIGSQLRQIERGCDLLVATPGRLVDLIERGRISLCNIKYLVLDEADRMLDMGFEPQIRRIVEGEDMPNVADRQTLMFSATFPRDIQMLARDFLKDYVFLSVGRVGSTSENITQKVEFVEDIDKRSVLLDILHTHAGGLTLIFVETKRMADSLSDFLINQSFPATSIHGDRTQRERERALEFFRNGRCPILVATAVAARGLDIPNVTHVINYDLPTDVDDYVHRIGRTGRAGNTGIATAFFNRGNRGIVRELIDLLKEANQEIPPFLEAIARESSFGGGGRGGRSRPGGGGRGNANRDFRKFGGGGFGGSGGGGGFSNPQQGGGFSNYSGGSQGGSGYGGGGGYGGGYGNGGSYGNPGGAGAQSSWW; this is translated from the exons ATGGCGGACCAACTCAACATGAACGGCCTCAACCTtggcggtgatggtggtCAAGCGGCTTCCCAGGCTCGCTCCTACATCCCGCCTCACATGCGTGGCCGTCAAAGCGCCGCTCCCCCTGTCCAAGACGGCGCCCCTCCTGCCGCCGGTTTGAACAACAGCTCCTGGGCTGG TAACAACCAAGGCTACAGCGGCGGTCGACAGGGCGGTGGCAACTGGAACGGCGGCGAGGGCGGTTATCAGAACAACCGccgcggcggtggtggcggcTGGGGTGGTCGTGGAGGCTACtctggcggtggtggtggtaacTTCGAAGGACACGGCGGCGGTAACCACGCTGCCCGTGGCTCTGGAGATGGACAGTGGCGAGACGGAAAGCACGTTCCCGGCCCAGCTAACCCCCGTGTCGAGCGTGAGCTCTTTGGCACCGCCGACGATCCTTCCAAGCAGCACACCGGTATCAACTTTGAAAAGTACGACGATATCCCTGTTGAAGCCTCGGGTCGCGACGTCCCCGAGCCTGTCAACCAGTTCACTACCCCCCCTCTCGACGAGCACCTTTGCCGTAACATCGAGATGGCCCGCTACAAGGTCCCTACTCCCGTTCAGAAATACTCTATTCCCATCGTCATGGGTGGTCGTGATCTCATGGCTTGTGCCCAGACTGGTTCTGGCAAGACTGGtggtttccttttccccaTCCTTTCTCAGGCCTTCATCCACGGTCCTTCTGCTGTCCCCGCCAACGCTGCTGGACAGTTTGGTCGTCAGCGCAAGGCCTACCCCACCTCTCTCATCCTTGCCCCCACTCGAGAGCTGGTTTCTCAGATCTACGAGGAGTCCCGAAAGTTTGCCTACCGATCTTGGGTCCGCCCTTGCGTGGTGTACGGTGGTGCCGATATTGGCTCTCAGCTTCGCCAGATTGAGCGCGGATGCGACCTTCTTGTTGCCACCCCCGGAAGACTTGTGGATCTCATAGAGCGAGGCCGCATCTCCCTGTGCAACATTAAGTATCTTGTGCTCGATGAGGCCGATCGCATGCTGGACATGGGTTTCGAGCCCCAGATCCGCCGTATTGTTGAGGGTGAGGACATGCCCAACGTCGCTGACCGACAGACTCTCATGTTCTCGGCCACCTTCCCTCGCGACATCCAGATGCTCGCCAGAGATTTCCTCAAGGACTACGTTTTCCTGTCCGTTGGTCGTGTTGGTTCTACCTCTGAGAACATCACCCAAAAGGTCGAGTTCGTCGAGGACATTGACAAGCGCTCTGTTCTCCTCGATATCCTCCACACCCACGCTGGTGGTCTGaccctcatcttcgtcgagACCAAGCGCATGGCCGACTCTCTGTCCGACTTCCTCATCAACCAGAGCTTCCCTGCCACCTCCATCCACGGAGACAGGACCCagcgtgagcgtgagcgtgCTCTCGAGTTCTTCCGCAACGGACGCTGCCCCATCCTGGTGGCcactgctgttgctgctcgtGGTCTTGATATCCCCAACGTCACCCACGTCATCAACTACGACCTTCCCACTGATGTCGACGATTACGTCCACCGAATTGGTCGTACCGGCCGTGCTGGAAACACTGGTATTGCCACCGCCTTCTTCAACCGCGGCAACCGTGGTATTGTCCGCGAGCTCATTGACcttctcaaggaggccaaccAGGAGATCCCTCCCTTCCTTGAGGCTATCGCTCGTGAGTCCTCcttcggcggcggcggtcgTGGCGGTCGCTCTCGCcctggcggcggtggccgTGGCAATGCCAACCGAGATTTCCGCAAGTTTGGCGGTGGCGGCTTCGGTGgtagcggcggcggcggcggcttcaGCAACCCCCAGCAGGGTGGTGGCTTCAGCAACTATAGCGGAGGGTCTCAGGGAGGCTCTGGctatggcggcggcggcggctacGGAGGCGGTTACGGCAACGGTGGCAGCTACGGCAACCCCGGCGGTGCTGGAGCCCAGTCCTCGTGGTGGTAA